The following are encoded in a window of Arcobacter arenosus genomic DNA:
- a CDS encoding nitrogenase-stabilizing/protective protein NifW, with protein MATVEEFYRCRDTEDYFKFFGIEFDQSLINVKRFHMMKEYGTLIKNGINNIKEENKLLDFLKFSLLRVYGDYKHGHAPSAADVWNMYETGKLEGCSSCGTTPGMAGSTSTGGSCGC; from the coding sequence ATGGCAACAGTAGAAGAATTTTATAGATGTAGAGATACAGAAGATTACTTTAAATTTTTTGGGATTGAATTTGATCAATCTTTAATAAATGTAAAGAGATTTCATATGATGAAAGAATATGGAACACTTATTAAAAATGGTATCAACAATATTAAAGAGGAAAATAAACTTTTAGACTTTTTGAAATTTTCACTTTTAAGGGTTTATGGTGATTATAAACATGGTCATGCACCAAGTGCTGCTGATGTTTGGAACATGTATGAAACTGGAAAACTTGAAGGGTGTTCATCATGTGGAACAACACCAGGTATGGCAGGTTCTACTTCAACAGGTGGAAGTTGTGGCTGCTAG
- a CDS encoding redoxin domain-containing protein translates to MEVTYKNEIFTLGKRERKIESEAPAVRVKMINGDTKVIGMMAPKTQVMITLPCIKAYNNELHNILTEYSSKILVYIVTKSNDDNLKKIKEEYSIEDGFISNDFKDFSLKFGVNMSDELIAKSIFIIDKEGLIKYKEIPSNIETSFDLEKFKTTLLEVVNFKQKGHTHENWMGV, encoded by the coding sequence ATGGAAGTAACTTATAAAAATGAGATTTTTACCTTAGGTAAAAGAGAAAGAAAAATTGAGAGTGAAGCTCCTGCAGTTAGAGTTAAAATGATAAATGGTGATACAAAAGTAATTGGGATGATGGCGCCAAAAACACAAGTTATGATTACCCTACCTTGTATAAAAGCTTATAACAATGAACTTCATAATATCTTAACTGAATATTCATCAAAAATATTGGTTTATATTGTTACAAAAAGCAATGATGATAATTTAAAAAAGATAAAAGAAGAGTACTCAATAGAGGATGGATTTATCTCAAATGATTTCAAAGACTTTTCCCTTAAGTTTGGAGTAAATATGAGTGATGAACTTATTGCCAAGTCTATTTTTATTATTGATAAAGAGGGGCTTATAAAATATAAAGAGATTCCTTCAAATATTGAAACAAGTTTTGATTTAGAAAAATTTAAAACTACGCTTTTGGAAGTTGTAAATTTCAAACAAAAGGGTCATACCCACGAAAACTGGATGGGTGTATAA
- a CDS encoding ankyrin repeat domain-containing protein: MSFSDKTRIWLSANEYDLNDLSKQGKHGNSAVMKAAREGETHIVRELIGLGANLDQKNVDGNSALWNACFANSYDCFYALIDGGIDINSQNVNGVTSLMYCASAGKEDFVKLLLECNAKADLENLDGFKAIDLAVTPKIYKMLKAATK, translated from the coding sequence ATGTCTTTTTCTGATAAAACTAGAATATGGTTATCTGCCAATGAATATGATTTAAATGACCTTAGCAAACAGGGAAAACATGGCAACTCTGCTGTAATGAAAGCAGCAAGGGAGGGTGAAACCCATATTGTTAGGGAGTTAATTGGTTTAGGGGCAAATTTAGATCAAAAAAATGTTGATGGAAATTCTGCTTTATGGAATGCATGTTTTGCTAATTCCTATGATTGTTTTTATGCCTTAATTGATGGGGGAATAGATATAAATTCTCAAAATGTTAATGGGGTTACATCTTTAATGTATTGTGCAAGTGCAGGTAAAGAGGATTTTGTAAAATTGTTACTTGAGTGTAATGCCAAAGCAGACTTGGAAAATCTTGATGGATTTAAGGCTATTGATTTAGCAGTAACTCCTAAAATATACAAAATGTTAAAAGCTGCAACAAAATAA
- a CDS encoding NifB/NifX family molybdenum-iron cluster-binding protein, translating into MSSIKITSNTSGEGMLRVAFATKDLENIDSHFGSAKQFAIYDISKSSISLSEIKKVDEKDTDKTVALLKGIDIVYFTNVGAIAAAKLINSGIFTIKYKDVVGIDEETKKLQDMLNANPPPFIKKIIEKKAA; encoded by the coding sequence ATGAGCAGTATAAAAATCACATCGAACACATCAGGTGAAGGTATGTTAAGAGTAGCCTTTGCAACTAAAGATTTAGAGAATATTGATTCACACTTTGGAAGTGCAAAACAGTTTGCTATATACGATATTAGTAAAAGTTCTATCTCTTTAAGTGAAATAAAAAAGGTTGATGAGAAAGATACAGATAAAACTGTAGCTTTATTAAAAGGAATTGATATTGTATATTTTACAAATGTTGGAGCAATAGCTGCAGCTAAACTTATCAATTCAGGGATATTTACAATTAAATATAAAGATGTTGTAGGTATTGATGAAGAGACAAAAAAACTTCAAGATATGTTAAATGCAAATCCTCCTCCATTTATTAAAAAAATAATTGAAAAGAAGGCTGCATAA
- a CDS encoding NifX-associated nitrogen fixation protein, which produces MELKELFLETLTGQIRALDQFGTWSNKSDDELIKEKYVKTKDELKDIPIIADIDEMQIKDIRLIYQAVALAFEKITGVMASVVMEMSHEGFGRVVVFADDIVLCEKYFKDAHRFSFRTYEKLEEEGEKYLKKAQEKYNKYKLETV; this is translated from the coding sequence ATGGAACTTAAAGAATTATTTTTAGAAACACTTACGGGACAAATAAGAGCCCTTGATCAGTTTGGTACTTGGTCTAATAAATCAGATGATGAACTGATAAAAGAAAAATATGTAAAAACAAAAGATGAATTAAAAGATATTCCAATTATTGCAGATATTGATGAGATGCAAATTAAAGATATTAGACTTATTTATCAAGCAGTTGCCCTTGCTTTTGAAAAAATTACAGGTGTAATGGCTTCTGTTGTTATGGAGATGAGTCATGAAGGTTTTGGTAGGGTTGTAGTATTTGCAGATGATATTGTACTTTGTGAAAAATATTTTAAAGATGCACATAGATTCTCTTTTAGAACTTATGAAAAGTTAGAAGAAGAGGGTGAAAAATATCTTAAAAAAGCACAAGAGAAATACAACAAATATAAATTAGAAACTGTGTAA
- a CDS encoding SagB family peptide dehydrogenase, with protein MQIFHDKTEITLKNSFEQTSFIDWRTQPKNHKKYPDFFRRYKIDEFDELKFIKNFGKITDIKKYGKEEVSLRTNPSAGGLYPCEVYIQIRGVKGFLSGIYHYEPLENNLVLIHELSNDGLEYYLQKNQQYKFVTLISNVYFRSSWKYEKRAIRYLLLDTGHQIGSIYSALKLENIDCKLEFEFDRNLINESFGFEGFEFFQVAILSEFYKEKKIKPLREKLVNVSACDYQIRNSFIDSFINHLEHESFPFTMHFDFLEELEKKNLEEAINKRRSIRAFKEESITKNEFNLIIKDIFEYSNCFGIDIYIIVNNIKNLKSGIYKNVTLLEEGDFRELSKKLAFNQKLGGSSCFTLFFTSRLDSNYIQNYILCGFLAHIISIRTINLEISSSGIGAYFDDECKKTFNTQNNILYLQAIGK; from the coding sequence ATGCAAATTTTCCATGATAAAACTGAAATTACCCTCAAAAATTCTTTTGAGCAAACTTCTTTTATTGATTGGAGAACACAGCCAAAAAATCATAAAAAATATCCAGATTTTTTTAGAAGGTATAAAATTGATGAGTTTGATGAACTTAAATTTATAAAAAATTTTGGGAAAATCACTGATATTAAAAAGTATGGTAAAGAGGAAGTAAGTCTTCGAACAAATCCTAGTGCAGGTGGCCTTTATCCTTGTGAAGTTTATATTCAAATTAGAGGAGTAAAAGGTTTTTTAAGTGGCATTTACCATTATGAACCTTTAGAAAATAATTTAGTTTTAATCCATGAATTAAGTAATGATGGACTTGAATATTATCTTCAAAAAAATCAACAATATAAATTTGTAACTTTGATTAGTAATGTATATTTTAGAAGCTCTTGGAAATATGAAAAAAGAGCAATTAGATATTTACTATTAGATACCGGTCATCAAATAGGCTCTATTTATTCAGCGTTAAAACTTGAAAATATTGATTGTAAATTAGAGTTTGAATTTGACAGAAACCTTATAAATGAATCTTTTGGTTTTGAGGGTTTTGAGTTTTTTCAAGTTGCTATATTAAGCGAGTTTTATAAAGAGAAAAAGATAAAACCTTTAAGGGAAAAACTTGTAAATGTAAGTGCTTGTGATTATCAAATAAGAAATAGTTTTATTGACAGTTTTATAAATCATTTAGAACATGAATCTTTCCCTTTTACAATGCATTTTGATTTTTTAGAAGAATTAGAGAAAAAAAATTTAGAAGAAGCAATAAACAAAAGAAGGTCAATTAGAGCTTTTAAAGAAGAATCTATAACAAAAAATGAGTTTAATCTTATTATTAAAGATATATTTGAGTATTCCAATTGTTTTGGCATAGATATATACATTATAGTAAATAATATTAAAAACTTAAAAAGTGGTATTTACAAAAATGTAACATTGTTAGAAGAAGGCGATTTTAGGGAGCTTTCAAAAAAACTTGCCTTTAATCAAAAACTAGGAGGCTCTAGTTGTTTTACACTTTTTTTTACTTCTAGATTAGATTCAAATTATATACAAAACTATATATTGTGTGGCTTTTTAGCTCATATTATAAGTATAAGAACCATAAACTTAGAGATTTCATCAAGTGGTATTGGGGCATATTTTGATGATGAATGTAAAAAAACATTTAACACCCAAAACAATATCTTATATTTACAGGCAATTGGAAAATGA
- a CDS encoding flavodoxin, translated as MAKIGIFCGTAGGTSMIVAEALAEAFSIEEDDIINMEEDFDDIEQFEDYDVLFIGSSTWGQGDVHFSWVDAQLEMEDEEMDLSGKTVAFFGAGDSVKHGEHFCSALGKLHKTFTTLGAKAVGSIDKDGYKYEFSLAEMDGKLCGLAIDNHNEEDKTEERIENWISSLKIQIPA; from the coding sequence ATGGCAAAGATTGGAATTTTTTGTGGAACAGCAGGTGGAACATCAATGATTGTTGCAGAGGCATTGGCTGAGGCTTTTAGTATAGAAGAGGACGATATTATCAATATGGAAGAGGATTTTGATGATATTGAACAATTTGAAGATTATGATGTTTTATTTATTGGAAGTTCAACTTGGGGACAAGGTGATGTTCATTTTTCGTGGGTTGATGCACAACTTGAGATGGAAGATGAAGAGATGGATTTATCTGGAAAAACTGTTGCATTCTTTGGAGCAGGAGACAGTGTTAAACATGGTGAGCATTTTTGTTCAGCATTGGGAAAACTTCATAAAACATTTACAACATTAGGAGCAAAGGCTGTTGGTTCTATTGATAAAGATGGTTATAAATATGAATTTTCATTAGCTGAAATGGATGGAAAACTTTGTGGATTAGCAATTGATAACCACAATGAAGAAGATAAAACTGAAGAAAGAATTGAAAACTGGATTTCAAGTTTAAAAATACAAATTCCAGCATAA
- a CDS encoding 2Fe-2S iron-sulfur cluster-binding protein gives MTTRVEIVNDFLAINVKPGSTIQDVVEASGSALPFGCRDGECGTCVVEIEQGMEFLSDINEKEIKVINEVCAGTCTEKTRLSCQMKIVKPNGIVRIKY, from the coding sequence ATGACAACAAGAGTAGAAATCGTAAACGACTTTTTAGCTATTAATGTAAAACCAGGAAGTACAATTCAAGATGTAGTTGAAGCATCTGGTTCAGCTTTACCATTTGGATGTAGAGATGGTGAGTGTGGTACATGTGTAGTTGAAATCGAGCAAGGTATGGAATTTTTATCTGATATCAATGAAAAAGAGATAAAAGTTATTAATGAAGTTTGTGCAGGAACTTGTACTGAAAAAACAAGACTTTCTTGTCAAATGAAAATAGTTAAACCTAACGGTATCGTTAGAATTAAGTATTAA
- a CDS encoding nitrogen fixation protein NifZ, translating into MAASGLDQDYIVDPDTFFHDNVTGPRSGKDEDEAKFGIGQKVKLIKEIVNDGTYPHSPIGTLMMPKDSIGYIKSVGEFLQVIRVYEVHFLGVEEAPVEIVGCRENELEAMEDYKDEVEEELEWMRKHREKYYSKD; encoded by the coding sequence GTGGCTGCTAGTGGATTAGACCAAGATTATATAGTTGATCCTGATACATTTTTTCATGACAATGTAACAGGTCCTAGGTCAGGTAAAGATGAAGATGAAGCTAAATTTGGGATTGGTCAAAAAGTAAAGCTTATAAAAGAAATTGTAAACGATGGAACATATCCCCATTCTCCTATAGGTACGTTAATGATGCCAAAGGATTCAATTGGATATATAAAATCTGTTGGAGAATTTCTTCAGGTGATTAGAGTTTATGAAGTACATTTTTTAGGTGTTGAAGAAGCACCAGTTGAGATAGTTGGGTGTAGAGAAAATGAACTTGAAGCTATGGAAGATTATAAAGATGAAGTTGAAGAAGAACTTGAATGGATGAGAAAACATAGAGAGAAATACTATAGCAAAGATTAA
- the nifN gene encoding nitrogenase iron-molybdenum cofactor biosynthesis protein NifN, whose product MEAISSKPLQLNPIKLSQPMGAMLCFLGIKNCMPLMHGAQGCASFSKVFFTRHFNDPIAVQTTAVSDITAVIDGGDYSISESIKNITKKVKPDLVGLFTTGLTETKGDDIRGASLLVKDLQEMVYVNTPDFEGSIESGFAKSVEAIIDQKVKETTDIDKTKVTIIPNVNLKPIEVEKIKDTIALFGYEVLALPDLSDSLDGHLGLKQGALTSGGISFNEIKDLASSSLVISIGSSVKKAGEKLKEKNQNIKLFHFDSLGGLEESDRFFKVLCKEKNISQPHPRIVRWRKRLQDALLDCHFAIGSSSVVLALEPDQCISIANTIIEAGANIKAIITTHKNDLLDEIECENLLIGDFEDVEKYLSDSEVLISNFHGERYTMKHHKALMLRGFPDFEGLGNQLKNDCLYEGSSYLLFELANLINTHRHHGA is encoded by the coding sequence ATGGAAGCAATTAGTTCAAAACCTTTACAACTTAATCCAATTAAACTATCTCAACCTATGGGTGCAATGCTTTGTTTTTTAGGTATAAAAAACTGCATGCCCTTAATGCATGGAGCTCAAGGGTGTGCTTCTTTTTCAAAGGTTTTCTTCACAAGACATTTTAATGACCCAATTGCTGTTCAAACAACGGCAGTTAGTGATATTACAGCTGTTATTGATGGGGGAGATTATTCTATATCTGAATCAATAAAAAATATTACCAAAAAAGTAAAACCAGATTTAGTAGGTCTTTTTACAACAGGTCTTACAGAAACAAAAGGGGATGATATAAGAGGTGCTTCTCTTTTAGTTAAAGATTTACAAGAGATGGTTTATGTAAATACACCAGATTTTGAAGGTTCGATAGAGAGTGGTTTTGCAAAATCAGTTGAAGCAATTATTGATCAAAAAGTAAAAGAAACTACAGATATAGATAAAACAAAAGTTACAATAATTCCAAATGTAAATTTAAAACCAATCGAAGTTGAAAAAATCAAAGATACCATTGCTTTATTTGGTTATGAAGTTTTAGCTTTACCTGATTTAAGTGATTCCCTTGATGGTCACTTAGGATTAAAACAAGGAGCTTTAACTTCGGGTGGAATAAGTTTTAATGAGATAAAAGATTTAGCTTCATCATCTTTGGTTATTTCCATTGGAAGTTCTGTTAAAAAAGCAGGGGAAAAACTTAAAGAAAAAAATCAAAATATAAAACTTTTTCATTTTGATTCACTTGGTGGATTAGAGGAGAGTGATAGATTTTTTAAAGTTTTATGTAAAGAAAAAAATATATCACAACCCCATCCCCGTATTGTTAGATGGAGAAAAAGATTACAAGATGCCTTATTGGATTGCCATTTTGCAATAGGAAGCTCTTCAGTTGTTTTAGCCCTAGAACCAGACCAATGTATCTCAATAGCTAATACAATTATTGAAGCAGGTGCAAATATAAAAGCAATTATAACAACCCATAAAAATGATTTATTAGATGAGATTGAATGTGAAAATTTATTAATTGGTGATTTTGAAGATGTTGAAAAATATCTAAGTGATAGTGAAGTCTTAATCTCAAATTTTCATGGGGAAAGATATACAATGAAACATCATAAGGCACTTATGTTAAGGGGATTTCCTGATTTTGAAGGATTAGGAAATCAGCTTAAAAATGATTGTTTATATGAAGGGAGTTCATATTTACTTTTTGAACTTGCAAATTTAATTAATACCCATAGGCATCATGGAGCATAA